The Vicia villosa cultivar HV-30 ecotype Madison, WI unplaced genomic scaffold, Vvil1.0 ctg.000181F_1_1_2_unsc, whole genome shotgun sequence region CAGCAGAGGATAGCGGAGGGTAGGAAGGTGATCTCAAACAATTCTTAATGATTATAGGAACTCTAAACATCAGGGGAGGAGGCAGCAAGTTAAAGAGGAAGAGGATTAGCAGTATTATTAAAAAGCGGTAGGCTGACATTTTTATGTTGTAGGAAACGAAAATGGAGGAGATCTCGAAGTTGATAACTAACAGCTTATGGGAGGGCGGAGAAATTGGCTACTATTTCTCAGCTTCTAAGGGATCAGCGGGCGGATTACTGATTATGTGGAGAACTAGCTATGTTTCTATTTTATCTAGCTTCTGCGGAAACGAATTCTTGGGTATAAAGGTCAGTTGGAAGAGTGGTATATACTATATAGTAAATATTTACTCCTCTTGCTCTTTATCTTTGAAGAGGGTTTTATGGAGGGATTTGCTaatcttaaaaaataattttactgATGGAGATTGGTTATTTGGTGGAGATTTTAATGCTGTGAAGACTAGAAACGAGAGAGTTGGGAGCTCAGTCAATATGAATGCTACGGGGAGGAGGGATTTTTCTATCTTTATTGATAGTTCCGGTCTTGTGGACGTTCCTTGCAAGGGCAGAAAGTACAGTTGGTATAGCGGAGATGGGAGGTCCAAAAGTAGGATTGATAGGTTTCTTGTGTCTGATTCCATCGTTTCCTCGTGGGGAGTGGCTGGTCTGTTAATTGGATTGTGGGATGTCTCCGATCATTGTCCGGTGTGGTTAGAAGTGGATAAGGAGGATTGGGGGCCTAAACCTTTCAAGTTTAACAACGAATGGTTCTCTAATAAGGACTTTTTACCCTTTGTCGAAAAGCACTGGAAGGCGATGGTGGTAAGAGGAAGAAGTGATTTTGTCTTGAAATAAAAGCTCTGGTGATAAAAGATAAGTTGAGAGGGTGGAATAAAACGGTGTTCAGGAAGTTCGACTTGGCGGTTGACGAAGGGGTGAAGGTCTTGAATGACA contains the following coding sequences:
- the LOC131625047 gene encoding uncharacterized protein LOC131625047 gives rise to the protein MEEISKLITNSLWEGGEIGYYFSASKGSAGGLLIMWRTSYVSILSSFCGNEFLGIKVSWKSGIYYIVNIYSSCSLSLKRVLWRDLLILKNNFTDGDWLFGGDFNAVKTRNERVGSSVNMNATGRRDFSIFIDSSGLVDVPCKGRKYSWYSGDGRSKSRIDRFLVSDSIVSSWGVAGLLIGLWDVSDHCPVWLEVDKEDWGPKPFKFNNEWFSNKDFLPFVEKHWKAMVVRGRSDFVLK